The stretch of DNA CCGTACGGTCGGAAAAGAATAGGGAAGGGTTTCTTGCAGTTACCCGCCCACATCGCCGTCTCTTTCACTAGGGTGATTGTGGATGCCGAACACTGCGTTTCGCAGTCTACGCAGGAGCTCAAGATGCACGTGCGGATGGATGTGGGCTTTCAAGTACCCCACAGAGTCCAcgcatacgtacatatatatatatatttatgtataaCTCAAAAAAGTAGATAAGCATATATGCAGGGAGGGCGACCATGTATTGCATATTCGAAGGTCGGATGCATGAGAGGCATTACCCTTGTTGGGGGGTATCACAAGCAAAGTCCGCTTCCTTGTCGCGCATGAGGAATCTGACCATGTCGCATCCGCGAAGCTTCGTTGTCGCTGCACTGAGAAGAAGTTGCGGCCGGAAGGAACGTTTGACAGCACGGGTACCACGAGTGGGTAAGCGGGTAGGATACCAAGTATTTAACGTCTTGACTTCCACTTCCCAAGAAAATTTGTCTTTGTGTCTGCGCAAGCAGAAAATCAGAAGTCACCGCAAGAGGTCTCTGCTCTGGTTCGCCTCTGCTGAACTTCTCTGATCGCCATCCGGCAAGCCGCGGCAAACGCGTACAACCGGCATGTCATGCTCACAGCTTTTGTTTCCGCACAGACCTCTTTTCGACTCTTTTCTCCATCCTGTCCTTTGTTCTCTGTTCTCAACCTGTCTCGTGCCCTCAAGGGCAACGTATATTCCGAGGATTGGCGCCCCCTCTCTGGCAGATCACAAGATACATTCTAAAATGTTTCGGCTTCCTGTTGTGTTCGTGTGAGCTGAAGATCCAAGAGGTTTCTCAGCTGTGGAATGGATCAAGGCTCTACGAACTTCAGCGGCAAAAAAGAATGAGATTGAACATGTTCGTTTTTGGTCTGACGCACTGACGACGGGGAGCTGTGAGGGAGCTCAGCgtgctcgcgcgcgtggaaTCTGTTCTGTGCTGCTGTGCGAATGGAACACAGTCACGACCTAGGATCGGGTTCTATTTCCTTTCTTTTCAGTCATCAACGTCGTATGTTTTTGTAACTGCTCCCCGACAGTTCGCACGCTGgaggcacacacacaaagGTTCAGGTTTTTCGTGGTTTCAAACAGGCGACTGGTCTTTCTTCCAGTCCTGGTCTGAACGAATACATCGCCGTATCGTCACTCGAATCtcagagaaaaaacagataAAGCAACGTTCTCTTCGATATTCTTCCCAAGAGTCCTCAACAAGCATTTTCGTGTCTGTGTTACCCTCATCTGGAAAGCGATAAAGGCGCAACGCAGAACGTTCACATCGTAGCAACTGACATCGGCGTGCGTTCATCATCAGTCCATCTTGTCCTTTCTCCCTTAGACATGAGAATGGAACGTGTTGCCTTGCCAAAGAAGACAGCTTTGCTTTTTCTGCTTGGCAGTGCCCTTCTGCTgacgctggcgacggcgcaagACACTAAGACGAGGAccactgcagcagctccggcTAGCGGACATTCTACAGATCCCGCTAAAGCTGATGACAGCACCGCAGTTTCGCAGGGCAACGGAGGTCGTCACAATGGCGGTGTTGGTCCTAAACAAGAGATGGTAAGCTACGCTGAGGTGGTAAACtacgctgcggccgcgggctgACGCTCAccgcggcacacgcgcacgcgcctcagACTCTGATTTGGCAGAAGCTCTCTCTAGCAAGCTGCGTTCTACGCACTCGTGTGAGTGGGTCAGAGTTGCCAGAAGCACACAACGAATATATTCCGCTCACAGTGCCCGTTCTCCCGCTTGGTTTTCCAGCCTTCAGATGTGTTGTGGGACCCTCAGTATTGTGGCTGCTCCCATCGTTGACTCAGCTTCGATCCTGCATTGTTCCACTTCTGAAACGTCGTGTGTGCGCCTGTACAGGTGTCCTTCACTGTCAACGTGCCCCTGAGCTCTCTCGAGGATCCTGCAGTGGGTGACTTTTTCTTCGGGGACCTGCTGTCTTCCTTCGGCTCGTTCTTCTCGGATCTGTTCTCTGTCGACGGCTGGAACAGAGACGAGGTCGAAGAAAACCCGTACTCTTCAGCGGCCTCTGGTGTTTCCACGTCCGGCTCCTACGGCTTGGCGCATTCAACATCCCCTGAAAACATGGTAACTGCCGCTGGCGGTTCATACGCTTTCACAAACACTTacggcggctccgcgtcctcccAGTCGTCTAcgcgcgtcggcgaagaggacagcACCatcgcggaagacgaagctTTTCTCTCGTACCTGACATCTGCGTACCGTCTTCCCGGCATGCAGAGCATCCTCGGCAGTGTCATGGGAGTCCCCTTCATGGACATGTTCACAGCAGGTTTCGATGGAGGAAGCACGGGCATGGCAAATGCAGGCGGGAAGCCTGCAGGCAACGAAGGTGCGGGGATGTTCGATCTCATTGCGAACCTGCTGTCTGCGAATCCTGAAAGTCTCGTCGGGCCAGACGTTGTGTCGCACATCACGGCAGACAGCTGCCTCTTTGAGATCGACCTCAAGTCTGTCCCAAAAACCGCCTCCATCACCGTAGGCGTCGAGGGCGATGCAGTCTTCGTTGAATACTCCAACACCTTCTCCGAAAAATCCAAGTCCTCAACTCTCGACGCAAAGGCGGAAACcagcgccgaggacgcggctgTCAACGCGAATGAAACGGGGGACAACGCAGTGGAAGGGGTTGGTGAGGACAAGGCGCACACCGGCTCTCATTCCGAGTCTAGGAAGATGGAGTCAGCCAAGAACctgagaggcagcggaggggCACAAGCAAATGTATACTC from Besnoitia besnoiti strain Bb-Ger1 chromosome V, whole genome shotgun sequence encodes:
- a CDS encoding hypothetical protein (encoded by transcript BESB_063190) gives rise to the protein MERVALPKKTALLFLLGSALLLTLATAQDTKTRTTAAAPASGHSTDPAKADDSTAVSQGNGGRHNGGVGPKQEMVSFTVNVPLSSLEDPAVGDFFFGDLLSSFGSFFSDLFSVDGWNRDEVEENPYSSAASGVSTSGSYGLAHSTSPENMVTAAGGSYAFTNTYGGSASSQSSTRVGEEDSTIAEDEAFLSYLTSAYRLPGMQSILGSVMGVPFMDMFTAGFDGGSTGMANAGGKPAGNEGAGMFDLIANLLSANPESLVGPDVVSHITADSCLFEIDLKSVPKTASITVGVEGDAVFVEYSNTFSEKSKSSTLDAKAETSAEDAAVNANETGDNAVEGVGEDKAHTGSHSESRKMESAKNLRGSGGAQANVYSYERFTIDPACDYESSDAKAARVEDDKLRIKFPLKKTDGVKTTDGAEATQLAGEDSVEGKTDASTQEEATEAETEHEEAKEATLDMTKPEEGSAPQRLAQKSSSSAPTSHARRRILPLVAAEEF